One Sodalinema gerasimenkoae IPPAS B-353 DNA segment encodes these proteins:
- the cimA gene encoding citramalate synthase, whose amino-acid sequence MTAKRLSIYDTTLRDGAQCEGLSLSLEDKLRIAHQLDRLGVPFIEGGWPGANPKDVKFFWQLKEQPLTQAEVVAFCSTRRPGRNAADDPMLQPILAAGTRWITLFGKSWDLHVTEGLNTSLEENLAMIQDTIEYFRSQGRRVIYDAEHWFDGYKQNPDYALKTLNAAAEAGAEWLTLCDTNGGTLPHEVTQIVSEVMGEMGDAVPLGIHTHNDSEMAVANAVAAVLGGATMVQGTINGYGERCGNANLCSAIANLQLKLGYHCLDDDQLAQLSETSRFVSEVVNLAPNDRAAFVGRSAFAHKGGIHVSAVERNPLTYEHIRPEAVGNQRRIVISDQSGLSNVLAKARNFGIDLDKKDPASREILHRLKGLENEGYQFEAAEASFDLLVREALGQRERFFEVKGFQVHCTQAGGNEDSNSLATVKVNVNGHDSLQAAEGNGPVSALDAALRKALVDQFPGIADCHLVDYKVRILDSQSGTSAKTRVLLESTNGHDRWTTVGVSANIIDASYQAVVEGLEYGLLLQKGAKKVIQTF is encoded by the coding sequence ATGACTGCCAAACGCCTCTCAATCTATGACACCACCTTGCGCGATGGCGCCCAATGTGAAGGACTATCCCTCTCCCTAGAGGACAAACTCCGCATTGCCCATCAACTCGATCGCCTTGGGGTTCCCTTTATTGAGGGCGGTTGGCCCGGCGCCAATCCCAAAGATGTCAAGTTTTTCTGGCAACTCAAAGAACAGCCCCTCACCCAAGCGGAAGTCGTGGCCTTTTGTTCAACTCGTCGTCCGGGACGCAACGCTGCCGACGATCCGATGCTGCAACCGATTTTAGCGGCGGGAACGCGCTGGATTACCCTCTTCGGCAAATCCTGGGATCTCCATGTCACCGAAGGCTTAAACACAAGCCTGGAGGAAAACCTGGCCATGATTCAGGACACCATCGAGTATTTCCGCAGCCAGGGACGACGGGTTATCTATGATGCTGAACATTGGTTTGACGGCTATAAACAAAATCCTGACTATGCCCTCAAAACCCTCAACGCCGCCGCCGAAGCTGGGGCAGAATGGTTGACCCTCTGTGACACCAATGGCGGAACCCTCCCCCATGAGGTGACCCAAATTGTCTCCGAGGTGATGGGGGAGATGGGCGACGCCGTTCCCCTGGGGATTCATACCCACAATGACAGTGAAATGGCGGTAGCTAACGCCGTAGCCGCTGTTTTGGGAGGGGCCACCATGGTCCAGGGAACCATCAACGGCTATGGCGAACGCTGTGGCAATGCCAATCTTTGCTCGGCGATCGCCAACCTACAGCTTAAATTGGGCTATCACTGTCTCGACGACGACCAACTCGCCCAACTGAGCGAAACCAGCCGCTTTGTCAGTGAAGTGGTGAACCTAGCCCCCAACGATCGCGCCGCTTTCGTCGGCCGTTCCGCCTTTGCCCATAAAGGGGGCATCCATGTCAGTGCCGTAGAGCGCAATCCCCTCACCTACGAGCATATTCGCCCCGAAGCTGTCGGCAATCAGCGGCGCATTGTCATCTCCGATCAGTCAGGACTGAGTAATGTTCTAGCCAAAGCCCGCAATTTTGGCATTGATCTCGACAAAAAAGACCCCGCCAGCCGCGAAATCCTCCATCGCCTCAAGGGACTCGAAAATGAAGGCTATCAGTTTGAAGCCGCCGAAGCCAGCTTTGACCTACTGGTGCGGGAGGCCTTAGGGCAACGGGAACGCTTCTTTGAGGTGAAAGGCTTTCAAGTTCACTGTACCCAAGCTGGGGGGAACGAAGACAGTAACTCCCTGGCCACCGTAAAAGTTAACGTCAATGGGCACGATAGCCTCCAAGCTGCCGAAGGGAATGGCCCCGTTTCTGCCCTGGATGCCGCCCTACGCAAAGCTCTTGTGGATCAATTCCCCGGCATTGCTGACTGTCATCTCGTTGACTATAAAGTCCGCATCCTAGACAGTCAATCGGGAACCTCCGCCAAAACTCGGGTGCTGCTCGAATCGACGAACGGTCATGATCGTTGGACAACCGTGGGAGTTTCCGCCAATATCATTGATGCCTCTTACCAGGCTGTAGTAGAAGGACTAGAATACGGCTTATTGCTGCAAAAAGGCGCAAAAAAAGTTATTCAGACCTTCTAA
- a CDS encoding iron uptake porin: MRKLTWQILLFSPLLAAFWGLNAPAQAKEATVDSGISPVKADQLTDADFGSKQLSVGDFIEANEGQRLRQDNGNQEVVSLDQVTSVSQLSDVQPTDWAFQALQSLVERYGCIAGYPDGTFRGNNFMTRYEFAAGLNACLDQIVAIVGGGDEIDPSDLATIRRLQEEFSAELATLRGRVDGLEARVSELEANQFSTTTKLEGEAVFAIADAFGGSNVGVDDNQTVFHNRVRLGFVSSFSGRDQLWTRLDSGNAATFNNLDQGVFTHNFDNGGGVDIGWLAYYFPLGDNVQVYLPASGGLWQDFVPTISPYLEGYTGGENALTSFAESNPIYKIGTDATGVGVNVDLTDSIMLSAGYFAADAFSPNRAEGLFNGNYSIMSQLTFDSGDLQVGLTYNHAFFNASGTENGIFGLGPGTTRGVQPFGDAAALYTNSYGLSAAYQLSDSFAINAFGGYTNANSRATGKDSADIWYYGLGLALPDFGGQGNLLGLMAGVEPYVGGFNENSSRGAGADDTPVHVEAFYRYQLNDNISITPGLIWLSAPQGSRNADDAFVGVLRTTFSF; this comes from the coding sequence ATGCGTAAACTAACATGGCAGATTCTGCTATTCAGCCCGCTACTAGCGGCATTCTGGGGGCTAAACGCTCCTGCTCAAGCTAAAGAAGCAACGGTTGACTCCGGTATCAGCCCCGTCAAGGCTGACCAACTGACCGATGCTGACTTTGGCAGCAAACAACTTTCCGTTGGCGATTTCATCGAAGCCAACGAAGGTCAAAGACTTCGCCAAGATAATGGCAACCAAGAGGTTGTCTCGCTCGACCAGGTGACCTCGGTCTCCCAGCTCAGCGACGTCCAACCGACAGACTGGGCATTCCAAGCCCTCCAGTCTCTCGTTGAACGCTATGGTTGTATCGCCGGTTACCCCGACGGGACGTTCCGTGGCAACAACTTCATGACTCGTTATGAATTTGCCGCCGGTCTGAACGCCTGTTTGGATCAAATCGTCGCCATCGTCGGTGGCGGTGATGAAATCGACCCCAGCGACTTAGCCACTATTCGCCGTCTGCAAGAAGAGTTCTCCGCTGAACTGGCAACTCTACGGGGCCGCGTGGATGGTCTGGAAGCTCGCGTCTCGGAACTCGAAGCTAACCAGTTCTCCACCACCACCAAACTAGAAGGGGAAGCGGTCTTCGCCATCGCGGATGCCTTCGGTGGTAGCAACGTCGGTGTCGATGACAACCAAACCGTCTTCCACAACCGGGTTCGTCTTGGGTTCGTCTCCAGCTTCAGCGGACGCGACCAACTCTGGACTCGTCTTGATTCCGGTAACGCGGCAACCTTCAACAACCTCGACCAAGGGGTCTTCACCCACAACTTCGACAACGGCGGTGGTGTTGACATCGGTTGGTTGGCGTACTACTTCCCCCTCGGCGACAACGTTCAGGTCTACCTGCCTGCGTCCGGTGGTCTCTGGCAAGACTTCGTCCCCACCATTAGCCCCTACTTAGAAGGCTACACCGGTGGTGAAAACGCCCTGACCAGCTTTGCTGAATCCAACCCCATCTACAAAATTGGGACGGATGCAACTGGTGTTGGTGTCAACGTTGACCTGACCGACAGCATCATGTTGTCTGCGGGTTACTTCGCCGCTGATGCGTTCAGCCCTAACCGCGCTGAGGGTCTATTCAATGGTAACTACTCCATCATGAGTCAGTTGACCTTTGATTCCGGTGACTTGCAAGTGGGCTTGACCTACAACCACGCCTTCTTCAATGCTTCGGGTACTGAAAACGGCATCTTCGGCCTTGGCCCTGGTACCACCCGTGGTGTGCAGCCCTTCGGCGATGCAGCCGCCCTCTACACCAACTCCTACGGTCTCTCCGCCGCTTACCAGCTTTCGGATAGCTTTGCCATCAACGCGTTTGGCGGTTACACCAACGCCAACTCCCGTGCCACTGGCAAAGATAGCGCGGACATCTGGTACTACGGTTTAGGTCTAGCCCTGCCTGACTTCGGTGGACAAGGCAACCTCCTCGGTTTAATGGCCGGTGTTGAACCCTACGTGGGTGGCTTCAATGAGAACAGCTCTCGTGGTGCCGGTGCTGATGACACCCCGGTTCACGTTGAAGCGTTCTACCGCTATCAGCTCAACGACAACATCTCCATTACCCCTGGACTCATCTGGTTGAGTGCTCCTCAAGGTAGCCGGAATGCTGACGATGCCTTCGTCGGTGTTCTTCGCACGACCTTCTCCTTCTAG
- a CDS encoding MBL fold metallo-hydrolase: MSKEPRIVRANIFAFPPNRDTLGGTAYLIVEKDGNVLIDTPPSTPETQDFLERQGGVRSLFITHRDSIGNATQFQKRSGCQLIIQEQEAYLLPEAQVTSFQQEIQISSQIQGIWTPGHTPGSACLYYPQQGGILFTGRHLLPNPKGQVVPLRTAKTFHWRRQLRSVAQLRDRFSPETLSLICPGASTGFLRGQRAVEGAYHQLATLDLEAYEAAPALL; this comes from the coding sequence ATGTCTAAAGAACCCCGCATTGTCCGAGCGAATATTTTTGCGTTTCCCCCCAATCGGGACACCCTGGGAGGAACCGCCTACCTTATTGTAGAAAAAGATGGCAACGTCCTGATTGATACTCCCCCATCTACCCCCGAAACTCAGGACTTTTTAGAGCGTCAGGGCGGGGTGCGATCGCTCTTCATTACCCATCGCGACAGTATTGGCAATGCCACCCAGTTTCAGAAACGCAGCGGTTGTCAACTCATTATCCAGGAACAAGAAGCCTATCTGCTGCCAGAGGCCCAGGTCACCTCATTTCAACAGGAGATTCAGATTTCTTCCCAGATTCAGGGAATTTGGACTCCGGGACATACGCCCGGTTCTGCCTGTCTCTATTACCCTCAACAAGGAGGAATTTTATTTACCGGTCGTCATCTATTGCCCAATCCCAAAGGACAGGTTGTGCCCCTACGCACGGCGAAAACCTTTCACTGGCGGCGGCAGTTGCGCAGTGTCGCCCAGTTGCGCGATCGCTTTTCCCCAGAGACTCTATCTCTAATCTGTCCAGGCGCCAGCACAGGCTTCCTCCGGGGTCAACGGGCCGTTGAGGGGGCCTATCACCAACTGGCAACCTTAGATTTAGAGGCCTATGAAGCCGCCCCAGCTCTCCTCTAG
- a CDS encoding site-2 protease family protein: protein MTFWLLLILGLITYIILQRSVANITRTPVWLLWLVMMTPAVVLILWAEMTPEEGAVPAWGAIALMTGCFILYLWLLYRGRTTPEEQPRPTVTATELSSSLNNLKEQLRPIAPGEETQLRDCFNWSVYALHQLEYRPQAVICRGQLRTNPDRAYRTIRDNIQKQFGDRFLVVLQEGENRKPLFVLAPNPNQQTQTTSADPTEHPAIALGLFLITLFTSTTVGVELAGIESDLWQADPRLLLEGLPYACALLGVLGIRELGRYAIARRHELETSLPYFIPFPFFLGTLGAFLRIRSPIPNRKVLFDTSVVGPILTFIVSFPLLLWGLSQSQLVPASETSGILNFEELIPTFSLLLSVCSGVLLPGSLDPSQAIELQPIAIVGYLGLILSAFTLMPIGRLDGGQMVHAMFGRRTALAIGQISRVLMLLLAILHPELFVWALLLFLIPLRDSPALNDVSELDNKRDVLGLVSLFLLAFILLPVPQMLTQALS from the coding sequence ATGACTTTTTGGTTACTGCTGATACTTGGACTGATTACCTACATTATCTTGCAGCGGAGCGTTGCCAACATCACGCGAACCCCGGTGTGGTTGTTGTGGTTGGTGATGATGACTCCTGCTGTGGTGCTGATTCTCTGGGCAGAAATGACCCCAGAAGAGGGGGCCGTTCCGGCTTGGGGGGCGATCGCCCTGATGACAGGCTGCTTTATCCTCTATCTCTGGCTACTCTACCGGGGACGCACCACCCCCGAGGAACAGCCCCGGCCAACGGTGACGGCCACAGAACTCTCCTCCTCTCTAAATAACCTCAAAGAACAATTGCGGCCCATCGCCCCTGGTGAGGAAACGCAACTACGAGACTGCTTTAACTGGTCGGTGTATGCGCTACATCAACTGGAATATCGACCCCAAGCCGTTATTTGCCGAGGACAACTGCGCACCAACCCTGATCGCGCCTATCGCACTATACGCGATAACATCCAAAAACAATTCGGCGATCGCTTCCTGGTGGTACTCCAAGAAGGGGAAAACCGCAAACCCCTATTTGTCCTCGCCCCCAACCCCAATCAACAAACCCAGACCACATCAGCTGATCCGACTGAACATCCGGCCATTGCCCTGGGACTGTTCCTGATTACCCTCTTCACCAGTACCACCGTCGGCGTCGAATTAGCTGGCATCGAGAGCGATCTCTGGCAAGCTGACCCGAGACTATTACTCGAAGGACTCCCCTATGCCTGCGCCCTGCTGGGGGTCTTAGGGATTCGTGAATTGGGGCGCTATGCGATCGCCCGCCGACATGAGCTAGAAACCAGTCTCCCCTACTTCATTCCCTTTCCCTTTTTCCTCGGAACCTTAGGGGCTTTTCTGCGGATTCGCTCCCCCATTCCCAACCGTAAAGTTCTCTTCGACACCAGCGTCGTCGGCCCCATCCTGACCTTTATCGTCAGTTTTCCCCTCCTACTGTGGGGACTCTCCCAATCCCAACTGGTTCCAGCCTCAGAAACCTCAGGCATCCTCAACTTTGAGGAACTCATCCCCACCTTTTCCCTCCTCCTATCGGTCTGTAGTGGAGTGTTACTACCCGGGTCCTTAGATCCATCCCAAGCCATTGAATTACAGCCCATTGCCATCGTCGGCTATCTCGGATTAATCTTAAGTGCTTTTACCTTGATGCCCATTGGCCGCCTAGATGGGGGACAAATGGTCCATGCAATGTTTGGACGACGTACGGCCCTCGCCATCGGGCAAATCAGCCGCGTCCTTATGCTCTTGCTGGCGATCTTGCATCCAGAACTCTTTGTATGGGCCTTGCTGTTGTTCCTGATTCCTCTACGGGACAGTCCTGCCCTCAACGATGTCAGCGAGTTGGACAATAAACGGGATGTCCTCGGCTTAGTCAGTCTGTTTCTGCTGGCATTTATCTTGCTTCCGGTGCCGCAGATGTTGACTCAGGCTTTATCGTAG
- the trmFO gene encoding FADH(2)-oxidizing methylenetetrahydrofolate--tRNA-(uracil(54)-C(5))-methyltransferase TrmFO, whose product MPNVRVIGGGLAGTEAAWQVAQWGVPVVLQEMRPLRQSPAHHSQELAELVCSNSFGAKASDRASGLLHEELRRLGSVVIGKADEHDVPAGGALAVDRGVFSRDLTQTLAQHPLITLEREEVQRIPDDEIVVLATGPLTSEALADDLQRFTGSQYMSFFDAASPIVVGESINTEIAFRASRYDKGDADYFNCPMNQEQYLAFWQALCDAEQAEVKDFERETAKFFEGCLPIEEMAKRGEDTMRYGPLKPVGIRDPRSPDRFYAVVQLRQEDKAGQLWNMVGFQTNLRWGEQKRVFRLIPGLEEAEFVRMGVMHRNTFINSPELLQPTLQFHKRPTLLAAGQLIGTEGYTAAAAGGWLAGTNAARVALGLEPVSMPKDTMMGSLIEFVTSASPKHFQPMPPNFGIIPSLEMRIRNKRDRYGKYRDRALESLTTWQKQLHPAVVS is encoded by the coding sequence ATGCCGAACGTACGAGTGATTGGTGGTGGACTGGCGGGAACCGAAGCCGCTTGGCAGGTGGCCCAATGGGGGGTTCCTGTGGTTCTTCAGGAAATGCGCCCCCTGCGGCAGTCTCCCGCTCACCATTCTCAGGAACTGGCCGAACTCGTTTGTAGTAACTCCTTTGGGGCTAAAGCCAGCGATCGCGCCTCGGGATTGCTTCATGAGGAATTGCGCCGTTTGGGATCGGTGGTGATTGGCAAAGCCGATGAACATGATGTGCCAGCCGGTGGGGCCTTGGCCGTCGATCGCGGTGTGTTTAGCCGGGATTTAACTCAAACCTTGGCTCAGCATCCCCTGATTACCCTGGAACGGGAGGAAGTCCAGCGTATCCCTGACGATGAGATTGTTGTCCTGGCTACGGGGCCCCTCACCAGTGAAGCCCTGGCTGATGACCTACAACGGTTTACTGGCAGCCAATATATGAGTTTCTTCGATGCGGCAAGTCCCATTGTGGTGGGGGAGTCTATTAACACTGAGATTGCCTTTCGGGCCTCGCGCTATGACAAGGGGGATGCGGACTATTTCAACTGTCCCATGAACCAGGAGCAGTATCTCGCCTTCTGGCAGGCTCTGTGTGACGCTGAACAAGCTGAGGTGAAAGACTTTGAGCGGGAGACGGCTAAGTTTTTTGAAGGCTGTCTCCCCATCGAGGAAATGGCGAAACGGGGTGAGGACACCATGCGTTATGGCCCCCTGAAACCCGTGGGCATCCGTGATCCGCGATCGCCAGACCGGTTTTACGCGGTGGTTCAATTGCGCCAGGAAGACAAAGCCGGCCAACTCTGGAATATGGTGGGATTCCAAACCAACCTCCGTTGGGGAGAACAGAAACGGGTGTTTCGCCTGATTCCTGGCTTAGAAGAGGCAGAATTTGTCCGAATGGGGGTGATGCACCGTAATACCTTTATTAACTCCCCCGAGTTGCTTCAGCCAACCCTTCAGTTCCATAAACGTCCGACTTTGCTGGCTGCCGGGCAACTCATTGGCACTGAAGGCTATACCGCTGCTGCTGCTGGGGGGTGGTTGGCGGGCACCAATGCCGCTCGGGTAGCCTTGGGGTTAGAGCCGGTTTCTATGCCTAAAGACACAATGATGGGGTCCTTAATTGAGTTTGTTACCTCGGCCAGTCCCAAACATTTTCAACCTATGCCTCCCAACTTTGGCATTATCCCCAGTTTGGAGATGAGAATTCGTAATAAGCGCGATCGCTATGGCAAATATCGCGATCGCGCTCTGGAGAGCTTAACAACTTGGCAAAAACAACTACACCCTGCCGTAGTGTCGTGA
- a CDS encoding alpha-D-glucose phosphate-specific phosphoglucomutase yields the protein MNVHTVSTQPFPDQKPGTSGLRKQVPVFQQRHYLENFIQAIFNSLEDYQGKTLVLGGDGRYYNRTAIQTILKMAVANGVGRVLVGRGGILSTPAASCIIRKTGAFGGIILSASHNPGGPEGDFGVKFNTSNGGPAPEKVTSAIFEASKTLEGYNILEAPDIDLDTLLITQLNETTVEVIDPVADYADLMQSLFDFDRIRDFLTSGDFRLCMDPLHAVTGPYAHLLLEERLGAAPGSVQNGTPLEDFGGGHPDPNLVYAHDLVELMFGDNAPDFGAASDGDGDRNMVLGRKFFVTPSDSLAVLAANAHLVPGYKEGLAGVARSMPTSAAVDRVAEKLGINCYETPTGWKFFGNLLDAGQATLCGEESFGTGSDHVREKDGLWAILFWLNILAVREQSVEEIVRDHWQTYGRNYYSRHDYEGIDSGNADQLVEGLRSQLQSLPGQRLGKYEVDYADDFSYTDPVDGSVSKNQGIRIGFTDGSRIVFRLSGTGTQGATLRLYLESYEPDSSQHGADPQDALAEFIAIAEDVAQIRQYTGMNTPTVIT from the coding sequence ATGAACGTACACACGGTATCGACTCAACCCTTCCCAGACCAGAAGCCCGGAACATCAGGGCTTAGAAAGCAGGTTCCGGTGTTTCAACAGCGGCACTATCTTGAAAATTTTATCCAAGCCATCTTCAACAGCCTCGAAGACTATCAAGGTAAAACCCTTGTCCTCGGTGGCGATGGACGCTACTACAACCGCACTGCCATCCAAACCATCCTCAAAATGGCTGTGGCCAACGGCGTCGGCCGGGTTCTCGTGGGTCGGGGGGGCATCCTCTCGACCCCGGCTGCATCCTGCATTATTCGTAAAACCGGAGCCTTCGGAGGCATTATTCTTTCAGCCAGCCATAATCCTGGGGGACCCGAGGGAGACTTTGGCGTTAAATTTAATACTAGCAATGGCGGCCCCGCCCCAGAAAAAGTTACATCAGCTATTTTTGAAGCCAGCAAGACCCTTGAGGGGTATAACATCCTAGAAGCCCCGGATATTGACCTGGACACCCTGCTGATCACCCAACTCAACGAGACCACCGTTGAAGTGATTGATCCCGTCGCTGATTATGCGGATTTGATGCAGTCCCTCTTCGATTTTGACCGCATCCGCGACTTTCTCACCTCCGGGGACTTCCGTCTCTGTATGGACCCTCTCCATGCGGTGACCGGCCCCTACGCTCATCTGCTGCTAGAAGAGCGGTTGGGGGCAGCACCAGGAAGCGTGCAAAATGGAACTCCCCTTGAAGACTTTGGCGGGGGGCATCCAGACCCAAATTTAGTCTATGCCCATGACCTAGTGGAGCTAATGTTTGGGGACAATGCCCCCGACTTTGGGGCCGCCTCCGATGGGGACGGCGATCGCAATATGGTGTTAGGGCGCAAGTTTTTTGTGACTCCCAGTGATAGCCTGGCCGTTTTGGCCGCCAATGCCCACCTCGTCCCTGGATACAAAGAGGGCTTAGCTGGGGTGGCCCGCTCAATGCCCACCAGTGCCGCCGTCGATCGCGTCGCCGAGAAACTAGGCATCAACTGCTACGAAACCCCCACCGGTTGGAAATTCTTTGGCAACCTTCTCGATGCCGGACAGGCCACCCTCTGCGGTGAAGAGAGTTTCGGGACTGGGTCAGACCATGTGCGGGAAAAAGACGGCCTCTGGGCCATTCTGTTTTGGCTGAATATCCTGGCAGTGCGTGAGCAGTCCGTTGAAGAGATTGTGCGAGACCATTGGCAGACCTATGGACGCAACTACTACTCTCGCCATGATTACGAAGGCATCGACTCCGGTAATGCTGACCAACTGGTGGAAGGGCTGCGATCGCAACTGCAAAGCCTACCCGGCCAACGCCTGGGCAAGTACGAGGTCGACTATGCTGATGACTTCAGCTATACCGACCCCGTCGATGGCAGTGTCAGCAAAAACCAAGGCATCCGCATCGGCTTCACCGATGGCTCCCGCATTGTCTTCCGCCTCTCGGGGACCGGAACCCAAGGTGCCACCCTGCGGCTGTACCTAGAAAGCTACGAACCTGATTCGAGTCAACATGGTGCCGATCCTCAAGATGCCCTGGCCGAGTTTATTGCCATCGCTGAGGATGTGGCGCAGATTCGTCAGTATACTGGCATGAATACTCCCACCGTCATCACCTAA
- a CDS encoding cyclic nucleotide-binding domain-containing protein yields MLTPARTVAIFQRQTEPQRYKAGEVIFKEGEPGETMFGIIEGAVDLVVDGQVVETIDTGDVFGEGSLVRDKGTRASTAVAKTNCTLAVMDLQKFLFAVQETPMFALEIMYSLSQRLRHFKHPNS; encoded by the coding sequence ATGCTCACACCCGCCAGAACCGTTGCAATTTTTCAGAGACAAACCGAACCCCAACGTTATAAAGCCGGAGAGGTGATTTTCAAGGAAGGGGAACCCGGAGAGACCATGTTTGGGATTATCGAGGGGGCCGTTGACCTCGTCGTGGACGGTCAAGTGGTAGAAACCATTGATACTGGGGATGTTTTCGGTGAAGGGTCCCTCGTCCGTGATAAGGGCACCCGAGCCTCAACAGCCGTGGCGAAAACCAATTGTACCCTCGCTGTCATGGACTTACAGAAATTTCTGTTTGCTGTCCAGGAGACCCCTATGTTTGCCCTAGAGATTATGTATAGCCTGTCTCAACGGTTGCGGCATTTCAAACACCCCAATTCCTAA
- a CDS encoding peptidylprolyl isomerase: protein MTEVFRVGEQVITEAEIPQLLKRYQLLPQFLQGLVIDQAIAEFTCPDEERQAAVQKFCKQNQLTSPEIQQAWLKANGMTLEELEALAIRPILLQNFKEKTWGPKVRSHFMTRKASLDQVVYSLIRTQDEGLAQELYYRVNEGEQTFEDCARDYSQGPEARTGGKLGPVSLNRPHPAIGKLLSVSQPGQLWPPRPLAEWFIIVRLDEFHPAQLDAAMHQRMLDELYVNWLQQEVQSIAADYFKRMSSPPASV, encoded by the coding sequence ATGACTGAAGTCTTCCGCGTCGGCGAGCAAGTAATTACAGAAGCAGAAATCCCGCAACTGCTCAAGCGTTATCAGCTACTGCCACAATTTTTGCAGGGGCTAGTCATTGATCAGGCGATCGCCGAGTTCACCTGTCCTGACGAGGAGCGACAAGCTGCCGTCCAAAAATTCTGTAAGCAAAACCAGTTGACCTCTCCGGAGATCCAACAGGCATGGCTGAAAGCCAATGGTATGACCCTCGAAGAGCTAGAAGCCCTCGCCATACGACCCATATTATTACAAAACTTTAAGGAAAAAACCTGGGGGCCAAAGGTGCGATCGCACTTTATGACCCGTAAAGCCAGCTTAGATCAAGTGGTCTATTCCCTCATCCGCACCCAAGATGAAGGATTAGCCCAAGAACTGTACTATCGCGTTAATGAAGGGGAACAAACCTTTGAAGATTGTGCCCGCGACTATTCCCAGGGCCCCGAGGCTCGAACGGGCGGCAAACTCGGCCCGGTCTCCCTCAACCGCCCTCACCCCGCCATTGGCAAACTCCTCTCTGTAAGCCAACCCGGACAACTTTGGCCCCCTCGTCCTCTGGCAGAATGGTTTATCATTGTTCGCCTAGATGAGTTTCACCCGGCTCAGCTTGATGCGGCCATGCATCAGCGGATGTTAGATGAACTTTATGTCAACTGGCTTCAACAAGAAGTTCAAAGCATCGCCGCCGATTACTTCAAACGCATGTCTTCACCCCCAGCGTCCGTATGA